CCGCTAAGGAAGCAGCTTTTCGGCTGAGCACGATGGCGCGGGCGTCCGGTCGAGGCTCTTCAAGGCCGGAGAGGATGACTTCGCGAGGCTGTAGCCGCGGCTCGATCGGCACTTCAGCAGTGGGCACGTCGAGGTGCGCGATACGATCTCGGACGCGGGCCGCGTCGTCCACCTCTAACGCGCAGCCACTCTCAAATGTGGGAACAGTGGCCCATTGTTGCCGCGTCGCGGGTCGCGGGGTTGGTCGCGAAACCGCCGGGGTCAAGCACGCGGAAGTGGTAACAGCTCGGCTCCTTCAGGACGAGCGCGGCTGGCTCCGGTTTGCGGGTTAATAAGGAGCAAGGGAGCCGCTGGCGGCCACGGGCTAACGAGGCGGACCCTCACTCGAGGCACTCGTAAACCGCGGCTTCGAGGCGCGTGCGGAAGCCCGAGTTCAACTTGTTCATGACGTAACTGAACGCGAGCTTTCGCTCTCGGTCGGCGAGGCCGAACGCGCCCCCGATCCCGCCATGACCGAACGTCGCGACGGATCCGCCATTAGGAAGCGCTCGGGTATAGAGCATGAACCCGGTAGCAAAGCGCAGCGGAGACCCGCCGGCCATCATCGGTTGCATGCCCGGTCCGATCTGGACGGTCGCACGGTCGATCGTGTCGGGACGCAGGATCCGGACGCCGTCGAGCTCGCCGCCGCGCGCGAGCGCGCCGTACACCCGGGCGACGCCCATCGCAGTCGCGTGTCCGTTGGCGGACGGAACCTCCGCGGCCCGCCAGTTGCGCGAGTTCGGGCCCCACATCGCGTTGTCCTCCGCACGCTCCTCGGGGCTCAGCCCCGGAGCAGCGTCAAGGGGCGTTACCACCTGCCCCTGGACGAGCGTCGCGCAGCGCGCATCGTGCTCCGGCCCAACGCCCAGCAGGAAATCGGCTCCGAGCGGCCCGCACACCTCCTCGCGCAGGTACGTGCCGATCGTGCGTCCGTCGATCCTGCGCAGAACCTCGCCGTTCAGGTAGCCCCACGTGACCCAGTGGTAGACCTGCTGCGACCCAGGCTCCCACTCCGGTGCGGCCTCGGCGAGCGCGGTCGTCACCGCCGTCCAGTCGTTGGCGACGTTGCGTGGCAGCCGCGGCGCCGTGGGCAGACCGGCCTGGTGGCTGATCAGCAGGCGCATCGTTATGTCCTGCTTCCCGTTCTGCGCGAACTCGGGCCAGTACTTCGCCACCGGAGCGTCGAGGTCGAGCAGTCCCTGCTCGATGAGGCGGTTCATGCAGACCGACGCCATGCCTTTGGTCACCGAATACACGTTGACGATCGTGTCTCGCTCCCAGGGGCGCGTCCGCTCTTCGTCGGTCCAGCCGCCCCACAGATCGATCACGGGCTCGCCGTCGATCAGCACCGCGACGCCAGCGCCGATCTCGCCGCTCTCGAAGCTGCGCTCGAAGACGTCCCGCACTTTCGCGAACGTCTCGTCGCAGGTGCCGCGCACGGGTGCGCTCATCTGTCTCCCCGAGGATGCGCCACGTGGTAAGGGCTGGAGCATAGGGGCTTGTGAGTGACCTGTCGGACCTGTGGCGTCCGACTCTGCGGCGTTTCATCAGGCCTGAGTCACATACGCCGAACCTCGGAGCGGAAGACGGGGGGGTCAAGCACGCGGAAGTGGTAACCGTCCGGCTCGTTCAGGACGATCGCGGGTGGCTCCGAATCGCGAGCTGAGCCGCTTGTCGGCAGGAATGATCTAACTCCCGCGCACCGTCTCCTCGCGCAACGCGGCCGTCGCCGCCACCACGTCGCGGGCGATCTGTTGCGAGAGCTCCCAGCCCGACGGGAAGCGCATGTCGTCGCGCACCCGGCGCACGAAGAACACCTGCACGGACTCCCCGCGGAGCTCTGTTTCACGCTCGAGGAAATGCAGCTCCAGGTGCCGCTCGACGGCGCCGCTCGCGCCCGCGGACAGCGCGAGATTCGCGACCGCGCCCACGCGCTCACCCTCCACGACGGCCCACACCGCGTAGACACCGTCGCGGGGCACGAGCCGGTCCGTCGGCAGGAGCAGGTCGATCGCGGGATGGCCGAGCCCTTTCGCGCGCAGTCGACCGTCCGGGGCCGCGCGGCCGACAAGGGAGTAGGTCCGACCGAGAAGGCGATCCGCATCGGCGACGTCGCCAGCCAGCAGCGCATTGCGGACGAGTGCGGCGGTCACGGCCCGGCGCTCGGAATACACGGTGTCGATCACGTCGACGACAAAGCCGTGCCTGACACCGAGGGACACGAGCGTCCGTATGTCGCCGACCCGGTCGTGCCCGAAGCGGAAGTCTGCGGCGACGATCACTCGACGCACCTCACCGGCGTCCGTCACGCGCGATACGAACTCATCCGGCAGCTGGTGGGCGAAGTCATCGGTGAAGCGGACGATGACGACGGCATCCGCGCCCGCCTCGAAGAGAAGCTGGGTCCGCTCGGCCGTATCGGTGAGCGCCGAGCGAGGCGCCGCCGGCGCGAGGTACTCGATCGGGATCGGGTCGAAGTGCATCGCGAGCGCGGTGGCGCCGTCCCGGCGCGCGGTATCGCGGAGCGCCCGAAGGGCCGCCCGGTGGCCGATGTGGACGCCGTCGAATTCCCCGATCACGAGGTGCAGCGACCCGCGCGGCCAGTCGTCGTACTCGCGAAGAACGGGCACGGCGCGCGGTGCGGTCATGGGGTGCACGCCGACAGGCTAGGGGTTCCGCCCCGGGCGAGGTAAGTCCTCGCCGCCCAGTGCCCCCGTAGCATCTCTGGATCACGGAGCGGGAGGAGGAATCGCCTGATCTGTTCCGCGAACCCGACGATCTTCGAACCGATCGCGCACACCGGCGGCGTCTTCGACGGGATCGGCTGGATGCTCTTGGGGATCGATATCGCGACCCGCGGCACGTGCGCTGGAAACGCACCGGCCGAAAGTATTGCTAAGTCCGTAATGACGGTCTGACTGAGCGGAAGACGGGACTCGAACCCGCGACCCTCACCTTGGCAAGGTGATGCTCTACCAACTGAGCCACTTCCGCATGCCCGAGTCGCTCCGGACGACTTCGATTATAGGACGGCGGCACTCCACGAGAGGAGCGCTACTGGCTCGGGATCGTCCAGTCCTTCGGCACGATGTGGATCCACGTCTGTCCCGGCGCGAGCCGCACCACTTCGCCGGCGGCGCTGCGGAGCGTGAAGACGTCGAAGATGTCGGGACGGGTCCATGTGACGTCCTGACGGAGGCCGTCGCGGAACACGGTCCCCTGCCCCGAACCGGTGAGGACCATGTCGAGCTTGGGGTTGCCGGCAGGATCGAGACCGAACGCCTCGGTGAAGTGAACCTCGGTCTGGATGATCACGATGTTCTTCGCCGCGATGACCTCGCCGTTCGCGGCGTCGACCTCCCGCACACCGTCGTCGAAGCGCGCATACGTCCGCGCGCCCTCGTTGTATTGGTAGCGGACGCCGAACAGCGCGCGGTACGGCACTGAGATCGAAGTCGCGGCGACGCTGCCCGCGAATCCGCCCGCAAGCGGATCGGTGATCGTCGGTGGAAGGAAGTCCCACGCGGGCACGTTCGCGGGCTGGTCCGCGTCCGGCGCGTTCGTCATCGCGTCCTGCAGCGCCCGATATGTCGTGAAGTAGTTGTACGGAGCCGGCCGGAACGCGACTCGGTAGCCCCACCCGTACCCGGGCTTGAGATCGACGTAGCGATGCGCCACCGCCTCGTCGTAATGGAGGGCCATCAACTCCTCGGGTCCACCGCCGGTGTACACGAGCGCGGCGTCGAGGCTCGGGAGGATCGGCATGTCGGTCATGCGCACACTGCGCACGGAGCCGATCACGTCCGGGTCACGCGATTGGAAGACCGCGGCGAGTCGCGTCGTCAATCCTTCGACCAGCCACTCGTAGACCTGATCTGCCTTGCTGATGCCGTAATGCGGCCGGGCGGTCGGATTGTTGTCGACCTTGACGTAGAGCGGACGCTTCGTGGCCGATCCGCCCGCTAGCGGCAGACCGTTGAGCGGCCAGCGCGGGCAGAGCGTCTGCTCGCTGTTCTCGGTGACCTTGAACGACCCGCCGAGGTTCTGCAGCAGAGAGCTGCGCGCGGCGAAGCCGTCCGTCGGCGCGAATCCGATCGCATCGACCCGCCGGTCGCCGTTCCAGTCACCGACGAGGAGTGCGGTCGCGCCGGCGCAACTCGATCCGGACGGCAGAGCGGCCCAGCCTGCCCAGCTGTTGGAGGGACGGAACCCCGCCGCGGCGTCGAAGACGTGGACGTGCGCGCTGCCATCCGGATCTCCGTACAGCGAAACAAGGTCGTCCTTGCCGTCACCGGTCACGTCCGCGGCGACGACCGATGCGCGGCCGAGGTCGTATTCACCCTCGGCGGTCTCGTAGACGTTGGTCTGCAGCTCGAGACCCTTCGCCGAGGGCTCGAAGACGTTCAGCCGAACGCGCGCGTTCGGGTATTGGTAGAGGGCCGCGAGCTGAGGCGCGCCGCCGCTACGCGTGAAGTGACCGACAGCGAGGCGCACCTTCGCAAGATCCACCTGCCCGGGTCCGGAGTCGTACACGCCCTGCGTGCCGTTGAACGTGAAGGCGGAGCCGGTCGACTCGAAGTAGTGGATACGCATGTCGAAGTTGTCATTCTGGTACGCGACGAGGACCGCGTCGCGGTCGTTCGCCGCGAACTTCCCCGCAACGATGTAGCGCGCGCGGCTCCATACGTAATCGTC
Above is a genomic segment from Candidatus Limnocylindria bacterium containing:
- a CDS encoding serine hydrolase domain-containing protein, producing MSAPVRGTCDETFAKVRDVFERSFESGEIGAGVAVLIDGEPVIDLWGGWTDEERTRPWERDTIVNVYSVTKGMASVCMNRLIEQGLLDLDAPVAKYWPEFAQNGKQDITMRLLISHQAGLPTAPRLPRNVANDWTAVTTALAEAAPEWEPGSQQVYHWVTWGYLNGEVLRRIDGRTIGTYLREEVCGPLGADFLLGVGPEHDARCATLVQGQVVTPLDAAPGLSPEERAEDNAMWGPNSRNWRAAEVPSANGHATAMGVARVYGALARGGELDGVRILRPDTIDRATVQIGPGMQPMMAGGSPLRFATGFMLYTRALPNGGSVATFGHGGIGGAFGLADRERKLAFSYVMNKLNSGFRTRLEAAVYECLE
- a CDS encoding riboflavin kinase; the encoded protein is MTAPRAVPVLREYDDWPRGSLHLVIGEFDGVHIGHRAALRALRDTARRDGATALAMHFDPIPIEYLAPAAPRSALTDTAERTQLLFEAGADAVVIVRFTDDFAHQLPDEFVSRVTDAGEVRRVIVAADFRFGHDRVGDIRTLVSLGVRHGFVVDVIDTVYSERRAVTAALVRNALLAGDVADADRLLGRTYSLVGRAAPDGRLRAKGLGHPAIDLLLPTDRLVPRDGVYAVWAVVEGERVGAVANLALSAGASGAVERHLELHFLERETELRGESVQVFFVRRVRDDMRFPSGWELSQQIARDVVAATAALREETVRGS
- a CDS encoding DUF3048 domain-containing protein, whose product is MARSVREYLGVPQGRTHHRVAVRLLALSVAALTACSSPLPSASPERSSAAASAPATPSPTPTPRPLVDVRSVGVFGTSIAASGGFSGPGKSQIAILQDPLRDSSLKITVREANADGETFSETTWLTTAGPRSFSLARAKFAVADVTFDGKDDLVALYDAGTNSSKLLVFKSTGTSFMPPEQWWSGDDYVWSRARYIVAGKFAANDRDAVLVAYQNDNFDMRIHYFESTGSAFTFNGTQGVYDSGPGQVDLAKVRLAVGHFTRSGGAPQLAALYQYPNARVRLNVFEPSAKGLELQTNVYETAEGEYDLGRASVVAADVTGDGKDDLVSLYGDPDGSAHVHVFDAAAGFRPSNSWAGWAALPSGSSCAGATALLVGDWNGDRRVDAIGFAPTDGFAARSSLLQNLGGSFKVTENSEQTLCPRWPLNGLPLAGGSATKRPLYVKVDNNPTARPHYGISKADQVYEWLVEGLTTRLAAVFQSRDPDVIGSVRSVRMTDMPILPSLDAALVYTGGGPEELMALHYDEAVAHRYVDLKPGYGWGYRVAFRPAPYNYFTTYRALQDAMTNAPDADQPANVPAWDFLPPTITDPLAGGFAGSVAATSISVPYRALFGVRYQYNEGARTYARFDDGVREVDAANGEVIAAKNIVIIQTEVHFTEAFGLDPAGNPKLDMVLTGSGQGTVFRDGLRQDVTWTRPDIFDVFTLRSAAGEVVRLAPGQTWIHIVPKDWTIPSQ